A single window of Anaerocolumna chitinilytica DNA harbors:
- a CDS encoding ABC transporter substrate-binding protein codes for MKKTKRLVSMLMCFLLIATMLVGCKKNNSTANTSANDATPTATEETTPTEAATDTPAEKIQLKLGIWPEDTKTDDIKLHEGYVKTFNETHPNVEVVPAYYKYATDTFVSLAESGNLPTIFETWYTEPQKLINGGFVADITDELKARGWDTAMNPSILNLLSKDGKIYGIPRDGYALGLMLNTELFEEAGLVDEKGYPKYPKTWDELAQTAKTIKDKTGQAGLCLLAKDNAGGWHFSNLAWDFGATLTLEKDGKFVANVNTPEAIKAMEYVKSLKWQYDVLTADPTNEDWGTGFVNLGTGTAAMYIAANDAVDQPTQVNGLPADKLALVPLPAGPGGQYSLSGGTPYMFSKDATPDQINAALDYLEVMGKAPVATDEAIAGMKAGAQSKKDSGVPVIPRFPCWVDQKVLDAESAVQKEYSNVDMNLYNDYFNIIKTDGNLRLEEPGSAQDLYSELTKVLQAVITDKNADVASLMKTANDNYQKLLDENVNK; via the coding sequence ATGAAAAAAACTAAAAGACTTGTAAGTATGCTTATGTGCTTTTTATTAATCGCAACCATGCTTGTTGGCTGCAAGAAGAATAACAGCACAGCTAATACAAGCGCCAATGACGCAACACCGACAGCTACAGAAGAAACAACTCCTACGGAAGCAGCAACAGATACTCCTGCTGAGAAGATCCAATTAAAACTTGGTATTTGGCCTGAAGATACAAAGACAGATGATATTAAGCTTCATGAAGGCTATGTAAAGACTTTCAATGAGACACATCCCAATGTAGAAGTAGTTCCTGCTTATTACAAATATGCAACAGATACATTCGTTTCTCTTGCAGAATCAGGAAACCTTCCTACCATTTTTGAAACATGGTATACAGAACCTCAGAAGCTTATCAACGGTGGTTTCGTTGCTGATATTACCGATGAATTAAAAGCAAGAGGCTGGGATACAGCGATGAATCCATCTATCCTTAACCTGTTGTCTAAAGATGGTAAGATCTATGGTATTCCCCGTGATGGATATGCTCTTGGTCTTATGTTAAATACCGAACTTTTTGAAGAAGCTGGTTTAGTTGATGAAAAAGGATATCCGAAGTATCCTAAGACTTGGGATGAGTTAGCACAGACTGCTAAAACTATCAAAGATAAAACAGGTCAGGCTGGTCTTTGCCTTTTAGCTAAAGATAATGCAGGCGGCTGGCATTTCAGCAACCTTGCATGGGATTTCGGTGCTACTTTAACTCTTGAAAAAGATGGTAAATTCGTTGCTAATGTAAATACTCCTGAGGCTATTAAAGCAATGGAATATGTAAAATCTTTAAAATGGCAGTATGATGTACTTACAGCAGATCCTACCAATGAAGATTGGGGAACTGGTTTTGTAAACTTAGGAACAGGTACAGCCGCTATGTATATAGCAGCCAATGATGCAGTAGACCAGCCTACACAGGTTAACGGACTTCCTGCTGACAAGTTAGCTTTAGTGCCCCTGCCTGCAGGTCCTGGCGGACAGTACTCTTTATCCGGCGGTACTCCTTACATGTTCTCCAAGGATGCTACTCCTGATCAGATCAATGCAGCTCTTGATTATCTTGAAGTTATGGGTAAAGCACCTGTTGCTACCGATGAAGCAATTGCTGGTATGAAAGCTGGCGCTCAGAGTAAAAAAGACAGCGGAGTTCCTGTAATTCCTCGTTTCCCTTGCTGGGTTGATCAGAAGGTTCTTGATGCTGAAAGCGCTGTTCAGAAAGAATACAGCAATGTTGACATGAACCTTTACAATGATTACTTCAACATCATTAAGACTGATGGCAACTTAAGATTAGAAGAGCCCGGTTCTGCACAGGATTTATATTCAGAACTTACAAAGGTTCTTCAGGCAGTTATTACTGACAAGAACGCTGATGTTGCTTCTCTTATGAAGACAGCTAATGATAACTATCAGAAGCTTCTTGACGAAAACGTTAATAAATAA
- a CDS encoding glycoside hydrolase family 65 protein, translating to MAKSADIYYKVDPWRVVETGFDKEYAVVSESIFSLGNEYMGTRGSFDEGYSGDGLIGNYFNGIYEGADLEKSGYKGIISRTEFIVNSADWLYTRIEADGECADLNTSTFEDFERVLDLKTGILTRSYTWILKSGKKVRLEFERFLSMKEAEIAVQKIKITPLNFSGEVILYSGIDFTQIHHMTGRSMWNVADTTFEEDGITMLGNTVSTDQSLFVSCRFQCDYEEKSDIREDKKLVRRFLLRAEEGKTLSFTKLIRNISRKGTTSQEKDAFQGKCAENSKILAALSYEELKEDTLKWWEDTWNDSDIAIEGDELNQQGIRFCIFQMHQTYHGADKGTIIGAKGLTGEAYSGNTFWDTEAYCLPFYIFNNTEAAKHLLEFRYLTLPEAMERAKALDCKGAFYPIATITGRECCSLWQHASLQLQASTAVAYGYWHYENITGDEEFIFEKGLPILIELSRMLATRGDWSADKTRYGFYGVMGPDEFQMMVNNNCYTNYMGKKTLEYTLDVLARCGAKAAEIYQEIIKDRGLTTEEIEYFRNIAEHMYIPYEKETGIFEQHEGYFNLPHIDIDKIPIEEFPLYHHWTYDRIYRNDMLKQPDVLMLMLMYNRDFTDAQLKSNYEYYEPRCIHESSLSPSVHSILASQLKKEEEAYKFFGFATRMDLDNYNRNTGEGLHTTSIAAAWMNIVYGFGGMRSDGKELTFAPALPKEWKSYSFKIHFGGDVLFVSVDKDNMKISTKKGSGIQVLIYEKPYTLGQEELVVPIAR from the coding sequence ATGGCAAAATCAGCAGATATTTATTATAAAGTAGACCCATGGAGAGTAGTTGAGACGGGCTTTGACAAAGAGTATGCAGTTGTCTCAGAATCAATATTTTCCCTGGGGAATGAATATATGGGAACCAGAGGCAGCTTTGACGAAGGATATTCAGGAGACGGCCTGATTGGTAACTATTTCAACGGAATTTATGAAGGAGCAGATTTAGAGAAATCTGGCTACAAAGGAATCATAAGCAGAACAGAATTCATTGTGAATTCTGCTGACTGGTTATATACAAGAATAGAAGCAGACGGCGAATGTGCGGATCTTAATACCAGTACTTTTGAGGATTTTGAAAGAGTGCTTGATTTAAAGACCGGTATTTTGACCAGAAGTTATACATGGATTTTAAAGAGCGGCAAGAAAGTAAGATTGGAATTCGAGCGGTTTCTTTCGATGAAGGAAGCTGAAATAGCGGTACAAAAAATAAAGATAACACCACTTAATTTCTCCGGAGAAGTTATCCTTTATTCCGGTATTGATTTTACACAGATTCACCATATGACAGGCAGGAGCATGTGGAATGTGGCAGATACCACCTTTGAAGAAGATGGCATCACTATGCTTGGTAATACTGTAAGTACGGATCAGTCCCTTTTCGTAAGCTGCCGGTTTCAGTGCGACTATGAAGAAAAATCGGATATCAGAGAAGATAAAAAGCTGGTAAGAAGATTCTTACTTCGAGCAGAAGAAGGAAAGACCCTGTCTTTTACAAAGCTTATTCGAAATATCAGCAGAAAAGGAACCACCAGCCAGGAAAAAGATGCATTTCAAGGGAAATGTGCTGAGAATTCCAAAATACTCGCTGCACTAAGCTACGAGGAGTTAAAAGAGGATACTCTTAAATGGTGGGAGGATACCTGGAATGATTCTGATATAGCGATTGAGGGAGACGAATTAAACCAGCAGGGTATTCGCTTTTGTATCTTTCAGATGCATCAGACCTATCATGGCGCTGATAAAGGAACCATAATCGGTGCGAAAGGTCTGACCGGTGAAGCATACAGCGGCAATACCTTCTGGGATACAGAAGCCTACTGTCTTCCTTTTTACATTTTCAATAATACGGAAGCAGCGAAGCATTTGCTGGAATTTAGATATCTCACACTTCCTGAAGCAATGGAGAGAGCAAAAGCTCTTGATTGTAAAGGTGCTTTCTATCCCATCGCTACCATTACCGGAAGAGAGTGTTGTTCTCTTTGGCAGCATGCCAGCCTGCAGCTTCAGGCTTCCACGGCAGTTGCTTACGGATATTGGCATTATGAGAATATAACCGGTGATGAAGAATTTATCTTTGAAAAAGGACTTCCTATTTTAATAGAATTAAGCAGAATGCTTGCTACCAGAGGAGATTGGAGTGCAGATAAGACACGTTATGGTTTTTATGGGGTAATGGGTCCGGATGAATTCCAGATGATGGTGAACAACAACTGCTATACCAACTATATGGGAAAGAAGACCCTGGAATATACTCTTGATGTACTTGCAAGATGTGGGGCAAAGGCAGCTGAAATTTACCAGGAGATTATAAAAGACCGTGGTCTTACCACAGAAGAGATAGAATATTTCCGTAATATTGCCGAGCATATGTACATTCCATATGAGAAAGAAACAGGTATATTTGAACAGCATGAAGGATATTTTAACCTTCCTCATATTGATATAGATAAGATACCGATTGAAGAATTCCCGTTGTATCATCATTGGACTTATGACAGAATATACCGCAACGATATGTTAAAGCAGCCGGATGTTCTGATGTTAATGCTGATGTATAACAGAGATTTTACAGATGCTCAGTTAAAGAGCAATTATGAATATTATGAACCCAGGTGTATACATGAGAGTTCCCTCTCCCCCTCCGTTCATTCCATCCTTGCTTCTCAGTTAAAGAAGGAAGAGGAAGCATATAAGTTCTTTGGTTTCGCTACCAGAATGGATCTTGATAACTATAACAGAAATACAGGGGAAGGCCTTCATACTACATCTATTGCAGCCGCCTGGATGAATATCGTCTACGGTTTTGGCGGCATGAGGTCAGATGGAAAAGAACTCACCTTTGCTCCCGCCCTGCCAAAGGAATGGAAGAGTTATTCCTTTAAGATTCATTTTGGGGGGGATGTTCTCTTTGTTTCAGTAGATAAAGATAATATGAAGATTTCCACCAAGAAAGGTTCTGGCATACAGGTTCTGATTTATGAAAAGCCATATACTTTAGGGCAGGAAGAACTAGTAGTTCCTATAGCCCGTTAG
- a CDS encoding undecaprenyl-diphosphate phosphatase has protein sequence MDFFEILKVIFYGIVEGITEWLPISSTGHMILVEQLMPLKVSKEFMEMFRVVIQLGAILAVLVLYWNKIFPFQLKNKNKPFIKWDIMNMWFKIVVAVLPAGVIGILYDDKIDALFYNYITVAITLIVYGVLFIFIEKRNSRGNFRITSLAEITYQTAIIIGIFQVLSLIPGTSRSGATILGAILIGVSRSVAAEFTFFLAIPVMFGASLIKMLKFGLNYTTNEVLVMILGMLSAFIVSILAIKFLMGYIKKHDFKAFGIYRIVLGILVVIYFLVVH, from the coding sequence ATGGATTTTTTTGAGATTTTAAAAGTTATTTTTTACGGGATTGTGGAAGGTATTACAGAATGGCTTCCTATCAGCAGCACAGGGCATATGATTTTAGTGGAGCAGTTAATGCCTTTAAAGGTAAGCAAGGAATTTATGGAAATGTTCCGTGTGGTTATTCAGCTAGGAGCAATTTTAGCGGTCCTTGTTCTCTATTGGAATAAAATATTCCCTTTTCAACTAAAGAATAAAAATAAGCCCTTCATTAAATGGGATATTATGAATATGTGGTTTAAAATTGTCGTAGCAGTGCTTCCTGCAGGGGTAATCGGCATACTCTATGATGATAAAATTGATGCTTTGTTTTACAACTACATAACAGTGGCAATTACGCTGATTGTTTATGGTGTTCTTTTCATCTTCATTGAAAAACGTAATAGCAGAGGGAATTTCAGAATAACAAGCCTTGCGGAAATTACTTATCAGACTGCGATTATAATTGGTATTTTTCAAGTGTTATCCTTGATACCTGGAACTTCCAGATCAGGGGCAACCATTCTTGGAGCAATATTGATTGGTGTATCAAGATCAGTAGCGGCTGAATTTACTTTCTTTTTAGCAATTCCGGTTATGTTTGGTGCCAGTCTTATCAAAATGTTGAAGTTTGGCTTGAACTATACAACAAACGAAGTCTTGGTAATGATCCTTGGTATGCTAAGTGCTTTTATCGTATCCATACTGGCAATTAAATTCCTTATGGGATATATTAAGAAACATGATTTCAAAGCTTTTGGTATATATCGTATAGTACTGGGTATCTTAGTTGTGATTTATTTCCTGGTAGTGCATTAA
- a CDS encoding carbohydrate ABC transporter permease, protein MAETKNDIANKAPKTTSRIKRKDLTGWLIMLPTILLFAFFVWEPLVESIRLSLYTAKGIRLEKFVGLTNYIKVLKHPDFLAAFSNTFVYILWSLIIGFIVPIIMAVLITETTHFKSFFRIGVYFPNIMPGLATVLMWGFFFRPGNTGVLNILLDKIGVAPQIWLTNPKWTIPLIVAAMTWKGAGSTALIYMAGISNINPELYEAATIDGAGILSRMRYITVPSIFSLGKTLLILQIISVFQIIYEPLVMTNGGPNNASISVMQLVYNYAFRDYNYPMAAALSVMMSIVLIILSGLYFKITASKEN, encoded by the coding sequence GTGGCTGAAACGAAAAATGACATAGCAAATAAGGCACCAAAGACTACTAGTAGGATAAAAAGAAAAGATTTAACAGGATGGCTTATCATGCTGCCAACAATCCTGTTATTTGCATTTTTTGTGTGGGAGCCATTGGTTGAAAGTATCCGACTCTCCCTTTACACTGCAAAAGGAATTCGTCTGGAGAAGTTTGTTGGTCTTACCAATTATATTAAAGTATTAAAACATCCGGATTTTCTTGCGGCATTCTCAAACACATTTGTTTATATTTTATGGTCTTTGATTATTGGATTTATTGTTCCCATTATCATGGCAGTACTGATAACGGAAACAACTCATTTCAAAAGTTTTTTCAGAATAGGGGTATATTTCCCTAATATTATGCCGGGACTTGCTACTGTACTTATGTGGGGATTCTTTTTTCGTCCCGGAAACACAGGCGTTTTGAACATATTACTTGATAAAATCGGGGTAGCACCCCAGATCTGGCTAACCAATCCGAAATGGACCATCCCTCTTATCGTAGCTGCGATGACTTGGAAGGGAGCAGGTTCTACCGCCTTAATCTATATGGCGGGTATCTCTAACATTAACCCCGAGCTATATGAAGCAGCAACCATAGACGGCGCGGGTATATTAAGTAGAATGCGATACATTACAGTCCCCAGCATCTTTTCTCTGGGCAAGACTTTACTTATCCTGCAAATAATCTCTGTGTTCCAGATAATCTACGAACCACTGGTTATGACCAACGGCGGACCAAACAATGCCAGTATCTCCGTTATGCAGTTGGTATACAACTACGCTTTCCGAGATTACAATTATCCAATGGCAGCAGCTTTGTCTGTTATGATGAGTATCGTGTTGATTATATTAAGCGGCCTATATTTTAAGATTACCGCTTCCAAAGAAAATTAA
- a CDS encoding carbohydrate ABC transporter permease — protein sequence MFFDNYRKKEDGVVRFYDLHSKRAKALVIAIYIICFAIIVVSLFPPVWVFLASFKDIREFRRSATIIPSSFNFDNYVKTWKSLKFARYYMNSFISVGGSVVSAVIFNGLIAYVIGILKPKGHKIVFGLVMWSLLIPATTSVVALFVNINRIGLNQSFLPLWLSFGANAFYVVLFKQFFESLPKELIEAAKLDGCGYLKTFASIVLPLSKSIVMVVVIFAINAAWSDFLLPYLILNGSGKETVMVRLFMFRTSTATDVDVLRAVAFSIIPPIILFTIFQKQITEGAAAGALKG from the coding sequence ATGTTCTTTGATAATTACAGAAAAAAAGAAGACGGCGTTGTCCGTTTCTATGACCTTCATTCCAAACGCGCCAAAGCATTAGTTATTGCGATTTATATTATTTGCTTTGCAATTATTGTAGTATCCTTGTTTCCTCCTGTATGGGTTTTTCTCGCAAGTTTTAAGGATATCAGAGAGTTCAGAAGGAGTGCGACTATTATACCGTCAAGTTTTAATTTTGACAACTATGTAAAGACCTGGAAAAGTTTAAAATTCGCAAGATATTATATGAATTCATTTATTTCTGTTGGGGGCAGTGTAGTAAGTGCCGTTATATTCAACGGACTCATTGCTTATGTTATCGGAATTCTAAAGCCAAAGGGACATAAAATAGTTTTTGGACTGGTTATGTGGAGCTTATTAATTCCTGCTACAACAAGCGTTGTTGCGCTGTTTGTAAACATTAACAGAATTGGCTTGAATCAATCATTTTTACCGCTATGGCTTTCCTTTGGTGCCAATGCGTTTTACGTAGTATTATTTAAGCAGTTTTTTGAAAGTTTGCCTAAGGAATTAATTGAGGCGGCTAAATTGGACGGATGCGGATATCTGAAGACCTTTGCAAGTATTGTACTTCCGCTGTCAAAGTCTATTGTTATGGTAGTAGTTATCTTTGCAATTAATGCTGCCTGGTCTGATTTCCTATTACCTTATCTGATATTGAATGGGTCCGGAAAAGAGACAGTTATGGTACGTTTGTTTATGTTTAGAACTTCCACAGCCACTGATGTTGATGTTCTAAGAGCGGTGGCATTTTCTATTATACCTCCTATTATTTTATTTACGATATTCCAGAAGCAAATAACAGAAGGTGCAGCAGCAGGAGCATTAAAGGGCTAA
- a CDS encoding glycosyl hydrolase family 65 protein — protein sequence MINWNIEENGFDEEKATGLGNKYLTGNGYMGIRGTLEEFTKEQFPAVNLSGIYDQVGNGWREPLNAPNGLFTRILVDGVEYALPEKECISHKMSLDYRHGIFHRQTSFQTVKGNVLLETERFASMDEKHLICLKVKITPFFDGSLEVVTGIDGDVWDINGPHYDIIEAATEEEVIRTLGITHENKDEVVVYESLTAAFAAEENVKVDDRKIVRNLKFQVKANGEYIFYKYISIYTCKDSENFKAEAKVLAVQSKTEGYDALLNRHCSKWEKLWKVSEVIIEGDDEAMEALNYSLYHLHCIAPRHSKSLSIAARGLSGQTYKGAVFWDTEMFMLDFFLFTEPEVAKTLLKYRIDTLAGAKKKAKSYGFDGAFYAWESQEGGYDACSDYNVTDVFTGRPMRTFFKDKQIHISAAVAYGIMRYVQFTGKDDLLREGGAETIIECAKFYYSLLVKRVNKDCYELWDVIGPDEYHERVDNNAYTNRMAKYTLDAALRMLEEYADTEDTANKELHEKLVDAAKHLYIPAPDEKTGVIEQFDGYEQLEDVTVAEVKGRLLHEKEYWGGAYGVASHTKVIKQADVVTMVNLFSGEYEKDTLYKNWSYYEPRTEHGSSLSACMYSMLACKCDMADKAYPFFIKSAKADLVDGGKQWAGLIYIGGTHPAASGGAYMTAVEGFGGIHIENGVLKAESKLPEGWNKLSFHIHYLGDLYQVTVTREEAKVEKL from the coding sequence ATGATTAACTGGAATATTGAAGAAAATGGATTTGATGAAGAAAAAGCAACGGGACTTGGTAATAAATATCTAACAGGAAATGGTTATATGGGTATCAGAGGAACGCTGGAAGAGTTTACGAAAGAGCAGTTTCCGGCTGTTAACCTTTCGGGCATCTATGACCAGGTGGGAAATGGATGGAGAGAACCTCTGAATGCACCTAACGGGCTTTTTACCAGAATTCTTGTGGATGGAGTAGAATATGCTCTTCCGGAGAAGGAATGTATATCCCATAAGATGTCTTTGGACTACAGACACGGAATCTTTCACCGACAGACCAGCTTTCAGACTGTGAAGGGCAATGTGCTGTTGGAAACCGAGAGATTTGCCAGTATGGATGAGAAGCATCTTATCTGCCTGAAGGTTAAGATTACACCTTTCTTTGACGGAAGCCTTGAAGTGGTTACGGGAATTGACGGAGATGTCTGGGATATAAACGGACCTCATTATGATATCATTGAGGCTGCTACGGAGGAAGAGGTTATCCGTACATTGGGAATTACTCATGAGAACAAGGATGAAGTTGTAGTATATGAAAGTTTAACGGCAGCTTTTGCAGCAGAAGAAAATGTGAAAGTTGATGACAGAAAGATAGTAAGAAACCTTAAATTCCAGGTAAAAGCGAATGGGGAGTATATTTTCTATAAATATATCAGTATCTATACCTGTAAAGATTCGGAGAACTTTAAGGCGGAAGCAAAAGTTCTTGCAGTACAATCAAAAACAGAAGGTTATGATGCCTTATTAAACAGACACTGCAGTAAATGGGAAAAGTTATGGAAAGTCTCTGAAGTAATAATCGAAGGAGACGATGAGGCAATGGAAGCGCTTAATTATTCCTTATACCACCTCCACTGTATTGCCCCCAGACATTCAAAGAGCCTGTCCATAGCAGCAAGAGGGCTGTCCGGACAGACTTATAAAGGAGCTGTGTTCTGGGATACAGAGATGTTCATGTTAGACTTCTTCCTGTTTACAGAACCGGAAGTTGCCAAAACTCTGTTAAAATACCGAATAGATACCTTAGCCGGAGCGAAGAAAAAGGCAAAAAGCTATGGTTTTGACGGAGCTTTTTACGCCTGGGAGAGCCAGGAAGGCGGCTATGATGCCTGCTCGGACTACAATGTAACCGATGTATTTACCGGACGTCCTATGAGAACATTCTTTAAGGATAAACAAATACATATATCGGCAGCGGTTGCTTACGGTATTATGCGGTATGTTCAGTTTACCGGAAAAGATGATCTGCTAAGAGAGGGCGGAGCAGAGACCATTATCGAATGTGCCAAATTCTACTATAGTCTTTTGGTAAAAAGAGTAAATAAGGACTGCTATGAGTTATGGGATGTTATCGGCCCGGATGAATACCATGAGAGGGTAGATAATAATGCTTATACCAACCGTATGGCAAAGTATACACTGGATGCGGCACTCAGAATGCTGGAAGAGTATGCTGATACAGAGGATACAGCCAATAAAGAACTCCATGAAAAATTAGTGGATGCAGCAAAGCACTTATATATACCGGCTCCGGACGAAAAGACCGGTGTCATAGAGCAATTCGATGGCTATGAACAATTAGAAGATGTGACTGTAGCCGAGGTAAAGGGAAGACTCCTTCATGAAAAGGAATATTGGGGAGGAGCATATGGCGTTGCTTCCCATACCAAAGTAATAAAGCAGGCAGACGTTGTAACCATGGTAAACCTGTTCTCTGGTGAATATGAAAAAGATACCCTTTATAAGAACTGGTCCTACTATGAACCAAGAACAGAGCACGGTTCTTCCCTAAGCGCCTGTATGTATTCCATGCTTGCCTGCAAATGTGATATGGCAGATAAAGCATATCCATTCTTCATCAAATCCGCAAAAGCCGATTTGGTGGACGGCGGAAAGCAGTGGGCAGGACTAATCTATATCGGAGGCACCCATCCCGCTGCCAGTGGCGGCGCCTACATGACTGCAGTAGAAGGTTTTGGCGGAATTCATATTGAAAACGGTGTTTTAAAGGCTGAATCAAAACTGCCGGAAGGCTGGAACAAACTCTCCTTTCATATTCATTATTTAGGAGACTTGTATCAGGTAACTGTAACAAGGGAAGAAGCGAAAGTTGAAAAATTATAA